One Bifidobacterium angulatum DSM 20098 = JCM 7096 DNA window includes the following coding sequences:
- the metK gene encoding methionine adenosyltransferase, producing MTEKRLISAESVTEGHPDKVCDQISDAILDDLLSQDPASHVAAEVSAATGTFMVFGEVSSEGYVDVQAKVRETLRRIGYTSSEVGLDADSCGVLVALVEQSSEINQGVARLNAEQESAASREERYEAQGAGDQGVMFGYATDETDVYMPLPIYLAHRLSYRLAQVRHEGIVPHLRPDGKTQVTIEYDDDDRPVRVDTVLISTQHDPEASQAWLAGQLKQHVIDSVLDEVLGGKVRHDDYRELVNPTGSFVLGGPAADAGLTGRKIIVDTYGGAAHHGGGAFSGKDPSKVDRSAAYATRWVAKNIVAAGLAHRVEVQVAYAIGVADPVSVNVETFGTEIGVTRDQIAAAVRKVFDLRPAAIIDELDLKRPIYEKTAAYGHFGRIDVEFPWERLNKVDALKAAIEEA from the coding sequence AATCCGTAACCGAAGGCCACCCCGACAAGGTGTGCGACCAGATTTCCGACGCCATTCTCGACGACCTGCTGTCGCAGGATCCGGCGTCTCATGTCGCAGCCGAAGTGAGCGCCGCCACCGGCACCTTCATGGTGTTCGGCGAGGTAAGCTCCGAAGGGTACGTCGATGTACAGGCCAAGGTGCGCGAGACGCTTCGCCGCATCGGCTACACCAGCTCAGAGGTCGGTCTTGACGCCGATTCCTGCGGTGTGCTGGTCGCGCTTGTTGAGCAGAGCTCCGAGATCAACCAGGGGGTGGCGCGTCTGAACGCCGAGCAGGAGTCCGCGGCCAGCCGTGAGGAACGTTATGAGGCGCAGGGCGCCGGCGACCAGGGTGTGATGTTCGGCTACGCCACGGACGAGACCGACGTGTATATGCCGTTGCCGATCTATTTGGCGCATCGTCTTTCCTACCGTTTGGCGCAGGTTCGCCACGAGGGCATCGTGCCGCATCTGCGCCCGGATGGCAAGACCCAGGTCACTATCGAATACGACGATGATGATCGGCCGGTGCGTGTGGATACGGTGCTGATCTCCACGCAGCATGATCCGGAAGCGTCCCAGGCATGGCTTGCCGGGCAGCTGAAGCAGCATGTGATCGATTCGGTGCTCGACGAGGTACTGGGCGGCAAGGTGCGTCACGACGATTACCGCGAACTGGTGAATCCGACCGGCTCCTTCGTGCTCGGCGGCCCTGCTGCGGATGCCGGTCTGACCGGCCGTAAGATCATCGTCGACACCTACGGCGGTGCGGCGCATCATGGCGGCGGCGCGTTCAGCGGCAAGGATCCGTCCAAGGTGGATCGTTCCGCGGCCTATGCGACCCGTTGGGTGGCCAAGAACATCGTGGCCGCCGGTCTGGCGCATCGTGTGGAGGTCCAGGTCGCCTATGCCATCGGCGTGGCCGATCCGGTGAGCGTGAACGTGGAGACTTTCGGCACCGAGATTGGCGTGACCCGCGATCAGATTGCGGCGGCTGTGCGCAAGGTGTTCGATCTGCGTCCGGCTGCGATCATCGACGAACTCGACCTGAAGCGTCCGATCTACGAGAAGACCGCGGCCTACGGCCATTTTGGACGAATCGATGTCGAATTCCCGTGGGAGCGTCTGAACAAGGTCGATGCGCTCAAGGCGGCCATCGAAGAAGCCTGA
- a CDS encoding primosomal protein N' — MSYEDAEQLALDGLAPSRRRSRASRHSKAESKPIVRVVLDIQAAHLGQTFDYLIDEKDSAQAQPGAMVRVRFGGQRVNGIIWERTDSSDVAAASLRYVERVFVGGVRVSESLRRDIAAIAEAYGGTRANILRLAIPPRVAKVEKEQRLVAPFHRTGGIVQRLGQPAGSAFERLAGSYDAGIRDLRSALHGTAFASFIVDPLPGMRRAASALAWMAAESLMAGHAAVVVLPDARETDAMMRELEALGLRRFAGNGSQTGGWTGDVAVLTAALPPADRYRAWLAIATGAVQCVIGTRAAMYAPVEGPALFAVMDDAAYQQADGMVPYAQARGVMRLRARLHGGVFVALANARSPLSQWEIDCGKGGRYGGMDASSAVSGPSRAIRPLPSVLKDACPWVRWLNRDELVRLADPSIGARVPHTAVNNIRQALQSGPVLFSIPADGVAEALSCANPKCLRQARCARCTGPLQRVRGSNAPRCRWCGFAALNWTCPNCHGERLRVVHVGATGTAEELRGLFRGVPVVLSSPSQPHGPIETIDNRPVIVIATPGAEPRVRVKSDDEGDAQGEYASVAILDAWNSLYKPGLDARVDTLATWMRVASMCAPRTRGGQVLLIGETYPAIAQSLMVWDSSILAERELQERCSTGMPPAVSVACVWGRDDAVRTALEHIGVIGGDMELCPAPQGSRHGFDQGAIFMSPQSGTGNAGDGNGMDETAVGFGEQWPGLLGPVPIAQPRTLNARELEATADRVKAVVRVPYARREELARRLKHEVARHVASREFGELRFQLDPKDLI, encoded by the coding sequence ATGAGTTATGAGGATGCAGAGCAGCTGGCGCTTGACGGGTTGGCCCCCAGCAGGCGCCGTTCACGCGCATCCAGGCACAGCAAGGCCGAAAGCAAACCGATTGTGCGCGTGGTGCTTGATATCCAGGCGGCGCACTTGGGGCAGACCTTCGACTATCTCATCGACGAGAAGGATTCCGCCCAGGCCCAGCCCGGCGCGATGGTGCGCGTGCGGTTCGGCGGGCAGCGTGTGAACGGCATTATCTGGGAGCGAACGGACAGCAGCGATGTCGCCGCCGCATCATTGCGCTACGTGGAACGCGTGTTCGTCGGGGGAGTGCGCGTATCCGAATCGTTGCGGCGCGATATTGCCGCCATCGCCGAAGCATACGGCGGTACCCGCGCCAATATTCTGCGCCTGGCGATTCCGCCTCGCGTGGCGAAGGTGGAGAAGGAGCAGCGCTTGGTAGCGCCGTTCCATCGCACTGGCGGCATAGTCCAACGATTGGGGCAACCAGCCGGGTCGGCATTCGAACGGTTGGCAGGTTCATACGACGCCGGTATTCGTGATCTACGATCAGCATTGCACGGCACCGCATTCGCCTCCTTCATCGTCGACCCGTTGCCGGGTATGCGCCGTGCGGCCAGCGCACTGGCATGGATGGCTGCGGAATCGCTGATGGCGGGGCATGCCGCGGTGGTGGTGCTTCCGGATGCCCGTGAAACCGATGCCATGATGCGGGAATTGGAAGCGCTTGGCCTGCGGAGGTTCGCAGGCAATGGGTCGCAAACCGGTGGCTGGACGGGGGACGTCGCGGTGCTTACCGCAGCATTGCCGCCGGCGGACCGCTACCGGGCATGGCTGGCCATTGCCACAGGCGCCGTGCAATGCGTGATCGGTACGCGTGCTGCCATGTATGCGCCGGTGGAGGGGCCGGCACTGTTCGCAGTGATGGATGACGCCGCCTACCAACAGGCCGACGGCATGGTGCCTTACGCTCAGGCTCGTGGCGTGATGCGTTTGCGCGCCAGACTGCACGGCGGCGTGTTCGTGGCGCTCGCCAATGCTCGTAGCCCGTTAAGCCAATGGGAAATCGACTGCGGCAAAGGCGGGCGTTATGGCGGCATGGACGCCAGCAGCGCGGTCAGCGGCCCCAGCCGGGCGATACGGCCGCTGCCCAGCGTGCTGAAGGATGCCTGCCCATGGGTGCGCTGGCTGAACCGTGACGAACTTGTACGTCTTGCCGATCCTTCGATCGGCGCTCGCGTGCCGCATACCGCAGTCAACAATATTCGTCAGGCGCTGCAATCCGGGCCGGTGCTGTTCTCCATACCGGCCGATGGCGTGGCCGAAGCGTTGAGCTGCGCGAATCCGAAATGCCTGCGACAGGCTCGCTGCGCCCGCTGCACCGGCCCGTTGCAACGTGTTCGTGGCTCCAATGCGCCGCGCTGCCGGTGGTGCGGGTTCGCCGCACTGAACTGGACATGCCCGAACTGCCATGGCGAGCGCCTGCGCGTGGTGCATGTCGGAGCGACCGGAACGGCTGAGGAACTGCGAGGCCTGTTCCGTGGCGTTCCGGTCGTGCTGTCCAGTCCCAGCCAGCCGCACGGTCCGATCGAGACCATCGATAACAGGCCGGTTATCGTCATCGCGACTCCAGGCGCCGAACCACGTGTGCGTGTCAAGTCCGATGATGAGGGGGATGCGCAGGGCGAATACGCCTCCGTCGCCATTCTCGACGCGTGGAACAGCCTCTACAAGCCCGGATTGGATGCGCGTGTGGATACGCTTGCCACCTGGATGCGTGTGGCATCGATGTGCGCACCGCGTACCCGTGGCGGTCAGGTGCTGCTTATCGGTGAAACCTATCCGGCCATTGCGCAATCGCTGATGGTGTGGGATTCCTCCATTCTCGCCGAGCGGGAACTGCAGGAGCGGTGCAGTACCGGTATGCCGCCGGCGGTGTCGGTGGCATGCGTGTGGGGACGTGACGATGCGGTGCGCACCGCTTTGGAACATATCGGTGTGATTGGCGGCGACATGGAATTATGCCCGGCACCGCAAGGGTCACGACATGGATTCGATCAGGGCGCGATCTTCATGAGCCCGCAATCCGGTACCGGAAACGCCGGCGACGGCAACGGCATGGATGAGACGGCTGTGGGCTTCGGCGAGCAATGGCCGGGACTGCTCGGCCCGGTGCCGATCGCACAGCCGCGCACGTTGAACGCACGCGAATTGGAGGCGACGGCCGATCGTGTCAAAGCCGTGGTGCGTGTACCGTATGCGCGTCGCGAGGAATTGGCAAGACGGCTGAAACATGAGGTCGCGCGGCATGTCGCGTCACGGGAGTTCGGCGAACTGCGATTCCAACTCGATCCGAAGGATCTCATCTAA
- a CDS encoding HAD family hydrolase translates to MKGWPGEPDMEYDTMMAQGEAAANAGKPITDVIFDFGNVLLYWDPAAVLIPRYSAATIEQFLDNDISGFYDANDRMDAGATPQEGIAWMRRTHGDKWADILAYYLENFEDSLTGVVPGARVLLNDLKAAGIGVWGLSNWEKELFPIAERTTPILRQLDGKVVSGYVRLRKPDSAIYRKALEEFGIGAQGAVFVDDKAMNIVGANAVGIRGIRFRDPVKLRELLISNGVGIPDVQ, encoded by the coding sequence ATGAAAGGTTGGCCCGGAGAGCCCGACATGGAATATGACACGATGATGGCGCAAGGCGAAGCTGCCGCGAATGCGGGCAAGCCGATTACCGATGTGATTTTCGACTTCGGCAATGTGCTGCTGTACTGGGATCCTGCGGCGGTGCTGATTCCCCGCTACAGCGCGGCGACCATCGAACAGTTCCTCGACAACGACATTTCGGGTTTCTACGACGCCAACGACCGTATGGATGCCGGTGCCACGCCACAGGAGGGCATTGCCTGGATGCGCCGGACCCATGGCGATAAATGGGCCGACATTCTTGCATACTATTTGGAGAATTTCGAGGATTCCCTGACAGGTGTCGTGCCAGGCGCCCGTGTGCTGCTCAATGATCTGAAGGCGGCCGGCATCGGTGTGTGGGGACTGTCGAACTGGGAGAAGGAGCTGTTCCCGATCGCGGAGCGCACCACGCCGATCCTGCGACAGTTGGACGGCAAAGTGGTATCGGGGTATGTGCGTCTTCGCAAGCCAGACAGCGCGATCTACAGAAAGGCGCTTGAGGAGTTCGGCATCGGCGCTCAAGGTGCGGTGTTCGTGGACGACAAGGCGATGAACATCGTGGGCGCGAATGCCGTAGGCATCCGTGGCATCCGGTTCCGTGACCCGGTGAAGCTGCGCGAGCTGCTTATCTCGAACGGCGTCGGCATCCCCGACGTCCAATAG
- the fmt gene encoding methionyl-tRNA formyltransferase, translating to MTLRLLFAGTPDVAVPSLRAFAADPRFEVVGVLTRPDAPTGRGRKLAPSPVKAAAVELGIPVFTDKPRSQEFLDALAGVQADIAAVIAYGNILPKAVLDAVPLGWYNLHFSNLPKWRGAAPVQRAIWAGDATTGADVFKVGEGLDDGPVIASMSVALTGRETSGELLDRLALEGAPMYVDALARVGDGTARFVPQAHEQAEYAHKISVEDAHVAVHDAVESIDRQIRACTPNPGAWMNLHASGDASESITLHVLRAQPADMQRPNVPSALEPGRLLTGKKNVWMGTGSTPLELLEVKAQGKKAMRAADWARGARLADDAYLG from the coding sequence ATGACATTGAGACTGCTGTTTGCGGGAACCCCCGACGTTGCCGTGCCGTCGCTGCGCGCATTCGCCGCTGATCCGCGTTTCGAGGTGGTGGGCGTACTCACCCGCCCGGACGCGCCTACCGGCCGTGGCCGCAAGCTTGCACCGAGCCCGGTGAAGGCCGCCGCCGTCGAACTCGGGATCCCTGTATTCACCGACAAGCCGCGCAGCCAGGAATTCCTTGATGCGCTCGCCGGTGTGCAGGCCGATATCGCGGCGGTGATCGCCTACGGCAATATTCTGCCCAAAGCTGTGCTTGACGCGGTGCCGTTAGGCTGGTACAACCTGCATTTTTCCAATTTGCCGAAGTGGCGTGGCGCAGCCCCCGTGCAGCGTGCCATTTGGGCCGGCGATGCCACTACCGGCGCGGACGTGTTCAAAGTGGGGGAGGGATTGGACGACGGCCCGGTGATCGCTTCGATGAGCGTTGCGCTGACCGGCCGGGAAACCTCCGGCGAGCTGCTTGATCGTTTGGCGCTCGAAGGCGCGCCGATGTATGTGGATGCGTTGGCCAGGGTCGGCGACGGCACCGCACGATTCGTTCCGCAAGCCCATGAGCAGGCCGAATACGCGCATAAGATCAGCGTTGAGGATGCGCATGTTGCGGTACATGATGCGGTCGAGTCGATCGACCGTCAGATTCGGGCATGCACCCCCAATCCGGGTGCCTGGATGAACCTGCATGCTTCCGGCGACGCGTCCGAGTCGATTACGCTGCATGTGCTGCGTGCGCAGCCTGCGGATATGCAGCGCCCCAATGTGCCGTCGGCGTTGGAGCCGGGCAGGCTGCTGACAGGCAAGAAGAACGTATGGATGGGTACCGGCAGTACGCCGTTGGAACTGCTCGAGGTCAAGGCCCAGGGCAAGAAGGCCATGCGTGCCGCCGACTGGGCGCGTGGCGCGCGTCTGGCCGACGACGCCTATCTTGGCTAA